The Impatiens glandulifera chromosome 8, dImpGla2.1, whole genome shotgun sequence genome includes a window with the following:
- the LOC124912365 gene encoding protein XRI1-like, which yields MNKDLEESPEMTSQAKRRRMLQFDNEVVGTSLYSEMPSTFLKSEDKEDFIGNDLPDWVSLFTEDDVPMSGFDGLDQSSESWLADCFNDPDFNCSSEMMNLSGASDIDVSACNTPPEAEVVVVEERPKQVRRNVVFKGSKSYIQPLPKKIGSSSTIVYPFAFVKPCGAHGDVTLKDINQRIHTPLKKSIQEEDEDLTSIYPTSAFSGKPVVGKTKIRTDRGNGCITIMRTKG from the exons ATGAATAAGGACTTGGAAGAAAGTCCAGAGATGACTTCACAAGCAAAGAGACGCAGAATGTTGCAATTTGATAATGAAGTTGTTGGGACATCTCTTTACAGTGAGATGCCTTCGACTTTCTTAAAGTCAGAG GATAAAGAGGATTTCATTGGAAATGATTTGCCAGACTGGGTTTCCTTGTTTACAG AAGATGATGTGCCTATGTCTGGTTTTGATGGCCTTGATCAGTCATCTGAAAGTTGGCTTGCTGATTGCTTCAATGATCCTGATTTCAACTGCAGCTCTGAGATGAT GAATTTGTCAGGTGCATCTGATATTGATGTTTCTG CGTGTAACACGCCACCTGAGGCTGAAGTTGTAGTTGTTGAAGAGCGACCTAAGCAAGTTCGTCGAAATGTTGTTTTCAAAG GATCAAAGTCATATATCCAACCTCTTCCGAAGAAGATAGGTTCATCATCAACTATTGTTTATCCATTTGCATTTGTTAAGCCATGTGGAGCTCATGGTGATGTGACTCTTAAAGACATAAATCAGCGGATTCATACTCCACTCAAAAAGTCAATACAAGAAGAGGATGAGGACCTTACTTCTATCTACCCAACTTCGGCATTCTCTGGTAAGCCAGTAGTTGGCAAGACTAAAATTCGAACAGATAGAGGGAACGGATGCATAACCATCATGAGGACTAAGGGATGA
- the LOC124912157 gene encoding uncharacterized protein At4g13200, chloroplastic, giving the protein MNGGFVSTPTIQFTISSAAVQSKPQDITFAKSKSKSKSWTSSLKHRHLRQTDLRFNNKLSIRCNCSPGTPTPPGEDESKNILDAFFLGKALAEALNERIESSVGEFLSTIGRLQAEQQKQILDFQEDVLERAKQAKEKATRESMEARGIDNRSSSSTSSITIIEDGADLTIAPPASDNVKPASSSFSGEIVISDED; this is encoded by the exons ATGAATGGGGGATTTGTATCTACCCCAACAATACAGTTCACAATTTCATCTGCTGCTGTTCAATCGAAACCACAAGATATCACTTTCgccaaatccaaatccaaatcgaAATCATGGACCTCTTCCTTGAAGCATCGCCATCTCCGGCAGACAGATCTCAGATTCAACAACAAACTCTCCATTAGATGCAATTGCAGCCCCGGAACTCCGACTCCACCTG GTGAGGATGAAAGCAAGAATATTCTGGATGCATTTTTCTTGGGAAAAGCTCTAGCTGAAGCTCTTAATGAGCGCATTGAATCTTCGGTTGGCGAGTTTTTGAGTACTATTGGCAGGTTGCAGGCGGAACAACAGAAGCAAATTCTGGATTTTCAG GAAGATGTGTTAGAAAGAGCCAAACAGGCAAAGGAGAAAGCAACACGAGAATCCATGGAAGCCCGGGGAATCGATAATAGGTCATCATCTTCTACTTCTTCCATTACAATAATTGAAGATGGCGCAGATCTAACAATTGCACCTCCTGCTAGTGATAATGTGAAGCCTGCATCATCATCATTTTCGGGTGAGATTGTAATTTCAGACGAGGACTAA
- the LOC124911620 gene encoding pantoate--beta-alanine ligase: MAMTEPLVITDKNQMRQWSRSMRAQGKTIGLVPTMGYLHEGHLSLVREAHQRTHVIVVSIYVNPGQFAPTEDLSTYPSDFSGDIKKLNSVPGGVHVVFHPHNLYDYGAGKEERIEKEKEKKGDGDVSCLDNSGLGHETWIKVHNLEKGMCGKSRPIFFRGVATVVAKLFNIVEPDIAFFGKKDYQQWRIIQRMVRDLDFGIEVVGSEIVRDADGLALSSRNVYLSPELRTQALSINQSLYQAKRLAENGEANSIKLRDSVVHSIEEAGGKIDYVEVVDQENLEAVEETIVRPVVFCIAAWFGKVRLIDNMEMISV, from the exons ATGGCGATGACGGAACCCTTAGTAATCACAGACAAGAACCAGATGAGGCAATGGTCGAGATCCATGCGAGCCCAAGGGAAGACAATTGGACTCGTTCCCACAATGGGTTATCTTCACGAAGGTCATCTTTCTCTCGTCAGAGAAGCCCATCAGCGAACCCATGTTATCGTTGTCTCAATTTATGTAAACCCAGGTCAATTCGCGCCAACTGAGGATCTTTCCACTTACCCATCTGATTTTAGCGGCGATataaagaaactcaattctgtCCCTGGAGGGGTTCATGTCGTGTTTCATCCTCACAACTTGTATGATTACGGAGCAGGAAAAGAAGAAAGGATAgaaaaggaaaaagagaaaaagggAGACGGTGATGTCTCTTGTTTGGACAATAGTGGTTTAGGTCATGAAACATGGATTAAAGTTCATAATTTGGAAAAGGGTATGTGTGGAAAGAGCCGTCCAATCTTCTTCAGAGGAGTCGCCACTGTTGTGGCCAAATTGTTTAACATTGTAGAACCTGACATCGCCTTCTTCGGGAAGAAGGATTACCAACAATGGAGAATCATTCAGCGGATG GTTAGAGATCTTGATTTTGGTATAGAAGTGGTGGGTTCTGAGATTGTAAGGGATGCTGATGGTCTTGCCCTGAGCTCCCGGAATGTGTATCTTTCACCGGAACTGAGAACGCAg GCCTTGTCAATAAACCAATCGTTATATCAAGCTAAACGATTAGCTGAAAATGGTGAAGCTAATTCAATAAAGTTGAGGGATTCAGTTGTTCATTCAATAGAAGAAGCTGGTGGAAAGATTGATTATGTAGAG GTTGTAGATCAAGAAAATCTTGAAGCAGTGGAAGAGACAATAGTAAGGCCTGTGGTGTTTTGTATTGCTGCCTGGTTTGGTAAAGTTAGGTTAATTGATAATATGGAGATGATTAGTGTCTAA
- the LOC124911407 gene encoding 60S ribosomal protein L13a-4-like has product MVSGSGVCKRVVVVDARHHMLGRLSSILAKELLNGQKVVVVRCEEICLSGGLVRQKMKYLRFLRKRMNTKPSHGPIHFRAPSKILWRTIRGMIPHKTKRGAAALARLKVYEGIPPPYDKIKRMVIPDALKVLRLQAGHKYCLLGKLSAEVGWNYHETIKELEEKRKEKSQVVYERKKLLAKLRIKAEKIAEEKLGSQLDILAPVKY; this is encoded by the exons ATGGTTTCTGGATCCGGCGTCTGCAAGCGAGTCGTGGTGGTGGACGCTCGCCACCACATGCTTGGACGATTATCGTCAATTCTAGCCAAAGAGCTTCTCAATGGTCAGAAAGTTGTCGTCGTTCGATGCGAAGAGATCTGTCTCTCCGGTGGCCTTGTTCGCCAGAAAATGAAGTACCTCCGTTTTCTCCGTAAGCGAATGAACACCAAGCCTTCTCATGGTCCCATTCATTTCCGCGCTCCTTCCAAGATTCTCTGGCGTACCATTCGCGG GATGATCCCTCATAAGACTAAGCGTGGAGCTGCTGCACTTGCAAGGCTAAAGGTTTATGAAGGTATCCCACCTCCGTATGACAAGATCAAGAGAATGGTCATCCCTGATGCTCTCAA AGTATTGAGGCTACAAGCTGGACACAAGTACTGCTTGTTGGGTAAACTCTCTGCTGAGGTTGGATGGAACTACCACGAAACCATAAAG GAGTTGGAGGAGAAGAGAAAGGAGAAATCCCAGGTTGTTTATGAGAGGAAGAAGCTATTGGCTAAGTTGAGAATCAAGGCTGAAAAAATTGCTGAAGAAAAGCTTGGCTCTCAGTTAGACATCCTTGCTCCAGTTAAATATTGA
- the LOC124912577 gene encoding ATP-dependent RNA helicase A-like isoform X2 yields MDRYQKVERPKTVLPINENEIRITTQGLVRNYISYASSLLQEKRGREIVFKAMGQAISKSVAVAEIIKRNNPHLHQDTSISSVSITDVFEPIEEGLQTVEQTRHVSMISITLSQKELNINSPGYQAPSQFEQTEDNQHQQPSRLGRPSYNTVNDDSYNRGRGRGGRGRGRGWARGGYGNYQENDGYLNRGGGGRHGRGRGHYENDGYSNRGGGGRRGGRGWGYHENDGYSNRGGGGRHGRGWGYNENDGYQNRFEDGWQGRGSGYNENDGYQNQVEGGGWQGRGNGYNENEGYQNRGESGRHGRGRGYNENDGYPNRGRGGRHGGGRGGYNENGGYPNQGGGGRNGGGWGYNGGGSGYERGRGGGRGYGRGRGRMGPRVPPKNEQED; encoded by the exons ATGGACAGATATCAGAAAGTCGAAAGACCTAAAACTGTTCTTCCAATCAACGAAAATGAAATCCGAATCACCACACAAGGTTTGGTTAGAAACTACATCAGTTACGCTTCTAGTCTTCTTCAG GAGAAGCGGGGAAGAGAGATTGTCTTCAAAGCAATGGGACAAGCCATTAGCAAGTCAGTGGCTGTTGCAGAGATCATTAAG AGGAATAATCCCCACCTTCATCAGGATACGTCTATCAGCTCTGTAAGTATAACTGATGTTTTTGAACCCATTGAAGAGGGCCTTCAAAC TGTGGAGCAGACACGTCATGTATCAATGATCTCAATCACATTGTCGCAAAAAGAGCTGAACATAAATTCACCAGG GTATCAAGCACCGTCTCAGTTTGAGCAGACAGAAGATAATCAGCATCAGCAGCCTTCTAGACTTGGACGTCCTTCCTACAATACTGTCAATGATG ATTCTTACAATCGAGGTCGTGGAAGAGGAGGGAGAGGGCGAGGGCGTGGTTGGGCTAGGGGTGGATATGGAAACTATCAAg AAAATGATGGATATTTAAATCGGGGTGGAGGTGGCAGGCATGGAAGAGGACGAGGACACTATG AAAATGATGGATATTCAAATCGGGGTGGAGGAGGCAGGCGTGGTGGCCGAGGTTGGGGATACCATG AAAATGATGGATATTCAAATCGGGGTGGAGGTGGCAGGCATGGCAGAGGATGGGGATACAATG AAAATGATGGATATCAAAATCGGTTTGAAGATGGCTGGCAAGGTAGAGGAAGTGGATACAATG AAAATGATGGATATCAAAATCAGGTGGAAGGTGGTGGCTGGCAAGGTAGAGGAAATGGATACAATG AAAATGAGGGATATCAAAATCGCGGTGAAAGTGGCAGGCATGGTCGAGGAAGGGGATACAATG AAAATGATGGATATCCAAACCGAGGCAGAGGTGGAAGGCATGGCGGAGGAAGGGGAGGATACAATG AAAACGGTGGATACCCAAATCAAGGCGGAGGTGGAAGGAATGGTGGAGGATGGGGATACAATG GAGGTGGATCTGGATATGAAAGGGGCAGAGGCGGAGGTAGAGGTTATGGACGTGGGCGTGGACGAATGGGGCCAAGGGTACCACCAAAGAATGAACAAGAAGATTGA
- the LOC124912577 gene encoding glycine-rich cell wall structural protein 1.8-like isoform X1 produces MDRYQKVERPKTVLPINENEIRITTQGLVRNYISYASSLLQEKRGREIVFKAMGQAISKSVAVAEIIKRNNPHLHQDTSISSVSITDVFEPIEEGLQTVEQTRHVSMISITLSQKELNINSPGYQAPSQFEQTEDNQHQQPSRLGRPSYNTVNDDSYNRGRGRGGRGRGRGWARGGYGNYQENDGYLNRGGGGRHGRGRGHYENDGYSNRGGGGRRGGRGWGYHENDGYSNRGGGGRHGRGWGYNENDGYQNRFEDGWQGRGSGYNENDGYQNQVEGGGWQGRGNGYNENEGYQNRGESGRHGRGRGYNENDGYPNRGRGGRHGGGRGGYNENGGYPNQGGGGRNGGGWGYNGGGGSGYERGRGGGRGYGRGRGRMGPRVPPKNEQED; encoded by the exons ATGGACAGATATCAGAAAGTCGAAAGACCTAAAACTGTTCTTCCAATCAACGAAAATGAAATCCGAATCACCACACAAGGTTTGGTTAGAAACTACATCAGTTACGCTTCTAGTCTTCTTCAG GAGAAGCGGGGAAGAGAGATTGTCTTCAAAGCAATGGGACAAGCCATTAGCAAGTCAGTGGCTGTTGCAGAGATCATTAAG AGGAATAATCCCCACCTTCATCAGGATACGTCTATCAGCTCTGTAAGTATAACTGATGTTTTTGAACCCATTGAAGAGGGCCTTCAAAC TGTGGAGCAGACACGTCATGTATCAATGATCTCAATCACATTGTCGCAAAAAGAGCTGAACATAAATTCACCAGG GTATCAAGCACCGTCTCAGTTTGAGCAGACAGAAGATAATCAGCATCAGCAGCCTTCTAGACTTGGACGTCCTTCCTACAATACTGTCAATGATG ATTCTTACAATCGAGGTCGTGGAAGAGGAGGGAGAGGGCGAGGGCGTGGTTGGGCTAGGGGTGGATATGGAAACTATCAAg AAAATGATGGATATTTAAATCGGGGTGGAGGTGGCAGGCATGGAAGAGGACGAGGACACTATG AAAATGATGGATATTCAAATCGGGGTGGAGGAGGCAGGCGTGGTGGCCGAGGTTGGGGATACCATG AAAATGATGGATATTCAAATCGGGGTGGAGGTGGCAGGCATGGCAGAGGATGGGGATACAATG AAAATGATGGATATCAAAATCGGTTTGAAGATGGCTGGCAAGGTAGAGGAAGTGGATACAATG AAAATGATGGATATCAAAATCAGGTGGAAGGTGGTGGCTGGCAAGGTAGAGGAAATGGATACAATG AAAATGAGGGATATCAAAATCGCGGTGAAAGTGGCAGGCATGGTCGAGGAAGGGGATACAATG AAAATGATGGATATCCAAACCGAGGCAGAGGTGGAAGGCATGGCGGAGGAAGGGGAGGATACAATG AAAACGGTGGATACCCAAATCAAGGCGGAGGTGGAAGGAATGGTGGAGGATGGGGATACAATG GAGGAGGTGGATCTGGATATGAAAGGGGCAGAGGCGGAGGTAGAGGTTATGGACGTGGGCGTGGACGAATGGGGCCAAGGGTACCACCAAAGAATGAACAAGAAGATTGA
- the LOC124912577 gene encoding glycine-rich protein DOT1-like isoform X3: protein MDRYQKVERPKTVLPINENEIRITTQGLVRNYISYASSLLQEKRGREIVFKAMGQAISKSVAVAEIIKRNNPHLHQDTSISSVSITDVFEPIEEGLQTVEQTRHVSMISITLSQKELNINSPGYQAPSQFEQTEDNQHQQPSRLGRPSYNTVNDDSYNRGRGRGGRGRGRGWARGGYGNYQENDGYLNRGGGGRHGRGRGHYENDGYSNRGGGGRRGGRGWGYHENDGYSNRGGGGRHGRGWGYNENDGYQNRFEDGWQGRGSGYNENEGYQNRGESGRHGRGRGYNENDGYPNRGRGGRHGGGRGGYNENGGYPNQGGGGRNGGGWGYNGGGGSGYERGRGGGRGYGRGRGRMGPRVPPKNEQED, encoded by the exons ATGGACAGATATCAGAAAGTCGAAAGACCTAAAACTGTTCTTCCAATCAACGAAAATGAAATCCGAATCACCACACAAGGTTTGGTTAGAAACTACATCAGTTACGCTTCTAGTCTTCTTCAG GAGAAGCGGGGAAGAGAGATTGTCTTCAAAGCAATGGGACAAGCCATTAGCAAGTCAGTGGCTGTTGCAGAGATCATTAAG AGGAATAATCCCCACCTTCATCAGGATACGTCTATCAGCTCTGTAAGTATAACTGATGTTTTTGAACCCATTGAAGAGGGCCTTCAAAC TGTGGAGCAGACACGTCATGTATCAATGATCTCAATCACATTGTCGCAAAAAGAGCTGAACATAAATTCACCAGG GTATCAAGCACCGTCTCAGTTTGAGCAGACAGAAGATAATCAGCATCAGCAGCCTTCTAGACTTGGACGTCCTTCCTACAATACTGTCAATGATG ATTCTTACAATCGAGGTCGTGGAAGAGGAGGGAGAGGGCGAGGGCGTGGTTGGGCTAGGGGTGGATATGGAAACTATCAAg AAAATGATGGATATTTAAATCGGGGTGGAGGTGGCAGGCATGGAAGAGGACGAGGACACTATG AAAATGATGGATATTCAAATCGGGGTGGAGGAGGCAGGCGTGGTGGCCGAGGTTGGGGATACCATG AAAATGATGGATATTCAAATCGGGGTGGAGGTGGCAGGCATGGCAGAGGATGGGGATACAATG AAAATGATGGATATCAAAATCGGTTTGAAGATGGCTGGCAAGGTAGAGGAAGTGGATACAATG AAAATGAGGGATATCAAAATCGCGGTGAAAGTGGCAGGCATGGTCGAGGAAGGGGATACAATG AAAATGATGGATATCCAAACCGAGGCAGAGGTGGAAGGCATGGCGGAGGAAGGGGAGGATACAATG AAAACGGTGGATACCCAAATCAAGGCGGAGGTGGAAGGAATGGTGGAGGATGGGGATACAATG GAGGAGGTGGATCTGGATATGAAAGGGGCAGAGGCGGAGGTAGAGGTTATGGACGTGGGCGTGGACGAATGGGGCCAAGGGTACCACCAAAGAATGAACAAGAAGATTGA
- the LOC124912577 gene encoding protein argonaute 18-like isoform X4 — MDRYQKVERPKTVLPINENEIRITTQGLVRNYISYASSLLQEKRGREIVFKAMGQAISKSVAVAEIIKRNNPHLHQDTSISSVSITDVFEPIEEGLQTVEQTRHVSMISITLSQKELNINSPGYQAPSQFEQTEDNQHQQPSRLGRPSYNTVNDDSYNRGRGRGGRGRGRGWARGGYGNYQENDGYLNRGGGGRHGRGRGHYENDGYSNRGGGGRRGGRGWGYHENDGYSNRGGGGRHGRGWGYNENDGYPNRGRGGRHGGGRGGYNENGGYPNQGGGGRNGGGWGYNGGGGSGYERGRGGGRGYGRGRGRMGPRVPPKNEQED; from the exons ATGGACAGATATCAGAAAGTCGAAAGACCTAAAACTGTTCTTCCAATCAACGAAAATGAAATCCGAATCACCACACAAGGTTTGGTTAGAAACTACATCAGTTACGCTTCTAGTCTTCTTCAG GAGAAGCGGGGAAGAGAGATTGTCTTCAAAGCAATGGGACAAGCCATTAGCAAGTCAGTGGCTGTTGCAGAGATCATTAAG AGGAATAATCCCCACCTTCATCAGGATACGTCTATCAGCTCTGTAAGTATAACTGATGTTTTTGAACCCATTGAAGAGGGCCTTCAAAC TGTGGAGCAGACACGTCATGTATCAATGATCTCAATCACATTGTCGCAAAAAGAGCTGAACATAAATTCACCAGG GTATCAAGCACCGTCTCAGTTTGAGCAGACAGAAGATAATCAGCATCAGCAGCCTTCTAGACTTGGACGTCCTTCCTACAATACTGTCAATGATG ATTCTTACAATCGAGGTCGTGGAAGAGGAGGGAGAGGGCGAGGGCGTGGTTGGGCTAGGGGTGGATATGGAAACTATCAAg AAAATGATGGATATTTAAATCGGGGTGGAGGTGGCAGGCATGGAAGAGGACGAGGACACTATG AAAATGATGGATATTCAAATCGGGGTGGAGGAGGCAGGCGTGGTGGCCGAGGTTGGGGATACCATG AAAATGATGGATATTCAAATCGGGGTGGAGGTGGCAGGCATGGCAGAGGATGGGGATACAATG AAAATGATGGATATCCAAACCGAGGCAGAGGTGGAAGGCATGGCGGAGGAAGGGGAGGATACAATG AAAACGGTGGATACCCAAATCAAGGCGGAGGTGGAAGGAATGGTGGAGGATGGGGATACAATG GAGGAGGTGGATCTGGATATGAAAGGGGCAGAGGCGGAGGTAGAGGTTATGGACGTGGGCGTGGACGAATGGGGCCAAGGGTACCACCAAAGAATGAACAAGAAGATTGA